Proteins encoded in a region of the Populus alba chromosome 13, ASM523922v2, whole genome shotgun sequence genome:
- the LOC118053279 gene encoding probable nucleolar protein 5-2: MLLLFETPAGFALFKVLDEGKLSKVEDLGKEFSSPDSARKVVKLKAFSKFENTSEALESVTKIIESSTSKGLRKFLRANCDGETLAVADSKLGNAIKDKLKIECVHNNAVMELMRGVRSQLTELISGLATQDLAPMSLGLSHSLSRYKLKFSPDKVDTMIIQAIGLLDDLDKELNTYAMRVREWYGWHFPELAKIVQDNILYARSVKLMGSRDNAAKLDFSEILPEEVEAELKEAAVISMGSDVSDVDLMNIKELCDQVLSLAEYRAQLYDYLKNRMNTIAPNLTALVGELVGARLIAHGGSLLNLAKQPGSTVQILGAEKALFRALKTKHATPKYGLLYHASLVGQAPPKMKGKMSRSLAAKAALTIRYDALGDGQDDSMGLENRLKLEARLRNLEGKELGRSAGSAKGKPKIEAYDKDRKKGAGGLITPAKTYNPSADAILGQTPNSTARKVEEEEPAKEAPVTGQEKKEKKKKKRSEEETAVPSDRNGTAEQDGEGEAKKEKKKKKKHQAESDGVQNDAENADEGGKKKKKRKHAEAVEDDEYETPSKKKEKKKKKKTEG; encoded by the exons ATGCTTTTGCTATTTGAGACACCGGCAGGCTTTGCCCTTTTTAAAGTTTTGGATGAAGGAAAGCTATCCAAAGTTGAG GATTTGGGGAAGGAATTTTCCAGCCCAGACTCAGCAAGAAAG GTGGTGAAGTTGAAAgctttttctaaatttgagaaCACGTCTGAGGCTTTGGAATCTGTTACCAAAATTATTGAAAGCTCAACCAGCAAAGGTCTGAGGAAATTTTTGCGTGCCAACTGTGATGGTGAGACGTTAGCTGTGGCTGATTCAAAGCTTGGAAATGCAATCAAGGATAAACTG AAAATAGAATGTGTTCACAACAATGCTGTCATGGAATTGATGAGGGGAGTTAGGAGTCAGTTGACAGAACTTATATCTGGTTTAGCTACACAAGATTTGGCACCAATGAGCTTGGGTTTGTCGCACAGTCTTTCTCGATACAAACTGAAGTTCAGTCCTGATAAG GTTGACACAATGATCATTCAAGCCATTGGTTTACTTGATGATCTTGATAAGGAGCTCAACACATATGCAATGAGAGTTCGGGAATGGTATGGTTGGCATTTTCCTGAGCTTGCTAAGATTGTACAAGACAACATCCTTTATGCCAGATCGGTGAAACTAATGGGTAGCCGTGATAATGCCGCAAAGCTTGATTTCTCTGAG ATACTGCCAGAAGAAGTTGAGGCAGAACTGAAGGAGGCGGCTGTGATATCTATGGGAAGTGACGTTAGTGatgttgatttgatgaataTCAAAGAACTCTGTGACCAGGTCTTATCTCTAGCTGAATATAGAGCTCAGCtgtatgattatttaaaaaacaggaTGAATACCATTGCACCGAATTTGACTGCTCTTGTTGGAGAGCTTGTTGGAGCTCGGCTTATTGCCCATGGGGGTAGCTTGTTAAATCTTGCAAAGCAGCCTGGGAGCACTGTTCAGATTCTTGGGGCAGAAAAGGCTCTCTTCAGAGCTTTGAAAACAAAGCATGCAACTCCAAAATATGGGCTTCTTTATCATGCATCCCTGGTCGGTCAGGCCCCCCCTAAGATGAAGGGTAAAATGTCCAGGTCACTAGCTGCAAAAGCTGCTCTCACAATCCGATATGATGCTCTTGGAGATGGCCAAGATGACTCTATGGGACTGGAGAACCGGCTAAAG CTTGAAGCACGATTAAGGAACCTCGAAGGTAAAGAATTGGGTCGTTCTGCTGGATCAGCTAAAGGCAAACCTAAGATAGAAGCTTACGACAAGGATAGGAAGAAGGGAGCTGGAGGACTGATAACTCCTGCCAAG ACATATAATCCTTCTGCAGATGCTATTCTTGGGCAAACACCAAATTCAACTGCTAGAAAGGTAGAAGAAGAGGAACCGGCAAAGGAGGCTCCAGTTACTGgtcaagagaaaaaagagaagaagaagaagaagagatctgAAGAAGAAACAGCTGTGCCAAGTGACAGAAATGGAACTGCCGAGCAGGATGGGGAAGGGGAAgccaagaaagaaaagaagaaaaagaagaaacatcaAGCTGAGAGCGATGGTGTTCAAAATGATGCTGAAAATGCTGACGAGGGAggcaagaagaaaaagaagcgaAAACATGCTGAAGCTGTAGAGGATGATGAATATGAAACACCAagcaagaagaaagagaagaagaagaagaagaagaccgaGGGTTGA
- the LOC118053280 gene encoding probable serine/threonine-protein kinase At1g54610: MGCVLGREVSSGIVSESKQVKKLRVESNRKIEDVSVTKTDTTCSVVEIKNEETRGEKVDGDKKPKGERRWSRPNSKPSNLPKQTRGEQVAAGWPPWLSAVCGEALNGWIPRRADTFEKIDKIGSGTYSNVYKARDLLTGKVVALKKVRFDNLEPESVKFMAREILILRRLDHPNVVKLEGLVTSRMSCSLYLVFEYMVHDLAGLAASPAVKFTEPQVKCYMHQLLSGLEHCHNRGVLHRDIKGSNLLIDNEGVLRIADFGLASLFDPNHKLPMTSRVVTLWYRPPELLLGATDYGVGIDLWSAGCILAELLAGKPIMPGRTEVEQLHKIYKLCGSPSDEYWKKSKLPNATLFKPREPYKRCIRETFKDFSPSSLPLIETLLAIDPAERQTATAALKSEFFTTEPYACEPSSLPKYPPSKEMDAKRRDDEARRLRTASKAQGDAAKKPRTRERHARGMPASDANAELPSNIDRRRLINHANAKSKSEKFPPPHQDGALGYPLGSSHHIDPALVPPDVPFSTTSFTYWKEPIQTWSGPLVDPAGVGAPRRKKKNAGDTRELSKLPTGKNKSRDTQLKGKKSMA; encoded by the exons ATGGGGTGTGTTCTTGGGAGAGAGGTATCTTCAGGCATAGTTTCAGAGTCTAAACAGGTTAAGAAACTACGTGTTGAATCCAATAGGAAAATAGAAGATGTTTCGGTGACAAAGACTGATACTACTTGTAGTGTTGTTGAGATTAAAAATGAGGAAACTCGGGGGGAGAAAGTTGATGGGGATAAAAAGCCTAAGGGAGAGAGGAGGTGGTCAAGGCCAAACTCGAAGCCAAGTAACCTGCCTAAACAAACACGTGGCGAGCAGGTTGCAGCTGGATGGCCACCCTGGCTGTCGGCAGTTTGTGGGGAGGCACTAAATGGATGGATTCCACGGAGGGCAGACACTTTTGAGAAGATTGATAAG ATTGGATCAGGAACATATAGCAATGTGTACAAAGCTAGAGATCTATTGACGGGCAAAGTTGTTGCCCTTAAAAAGGTTCGTTTTGATAATTTGGAACCAGAGAGTGTGAAGTTCATGGCTAGAGAGATCCTCATTTTGCGAAGATTGGATCATCCTAATGTTGTAAAGTTGGAAGGGTTAGTTACTTCCAGGATGTCATGTAGTTTGTACCTAGTATTTGAGTACATGGTGCATGATTTAGCTGGACTTGCTGCCAGCCCTGCAGTAAAATTTACAGAGCCACAG GTTAAATGTTACATGCATCAACTATTATCTGGACTTGAGCATTGTCACAATCGTGGCGTGCTTCATCGTGACATCAAGGGATCGAATCTTTTGATTGACAATGAAGGAGTACTCAGGATTGCGGATTTTGGATTGGCATCTTTATTTGATCCTAATCACAAGCTTCCAATGACAAGTCGGGTTGTTACTTTGTGGTATCGGCCTCCTGAGCTTCTCCTTGGGGCTACTGACTATGGCGTTGGTATTGACCTGTGGAGTGCAGGCTGTATATTGGCTGAGCTACTGGCTGGGAAGCCCATCATGCCTGGTCGTACTGAG GTAGAGCAACTACATAAGATATACAAGCTATGTGGTTCACCATCAGATGAATACtggaaaaaatcaaagttacCAAATGCAACCTTGTTTAAGCCTCGAGAGCCTTACAAAAGATGCATAAGAGAGACATTTAAAGATTTTTCACCATCATCACTTCCCCTCATTGAAACGCTTCTTGCAATTGATCCAGCAGAACGTCAGACAGCCACAGCTGCCCTAAAGAGTGAA TTCTTCACAACAGAACCTTATGCTTGCGAACCTTCCAGTCTCCCAAAATATCCTCCAAGTAAGGAGATGGATGCTAAACGACGAGATGATGAAGCTCGAAG ACTAAGAACTGCTAGCAAAGCCCAAGGTGATGCTGCAAAGAAACCACGAACACGTGAACGTCATGCTAGGGGAATGCCTGCATCCGATGCAAATGCAGAGCTCCCATCCAATATTGAT AGAAGGCGTCTAATTAACCATGCAAATGCAAAAAGCAAGAGTGAAAAGTTTCCCCCGCCACATCAGGACGGAGCACTTGGGTATCCTTTAGGATCTTCACACCACATTGATCCTGCGCTCGTTCCTCCTGATGTCCCATTCAGCACCACCTCATTTACTTACTGGAAGGAGCCAATACAAACTTGGTCTGGCCCATTGGTCGATCCTGCTGGTGTTGGTGCTCCGAGGCGAAAGAAGAAGAATGCAGGTGACACACGAGAATTGTCAAAACTGCCaactggaaaaaataaaagcagagATACTCAgttaaaaggaaagaagagcatGGCTTGA
- the LOC118053278 gene encoding double-stranded RNA-binding protein 2, whose amino-acid sequence MYKNQLQELAQRSCFNLPSYSCIREGPDHAPRFKATVNFNGETFESPTFCSTLRLAEHAAAEVALNTLASRGPSRALIAGVLDETGVYKNLLQETAHRAGLKLPVYTTIRSGPGHVPVFSCTVELAGMSFTGEPARTKKQAQKNAAMAAWSSLKRLVQHSTLSSNSSTSLPVEAKRSSEEQEQVVIARILASLQPAEIKNSKQSDSQRGQERFIPVCKDLTPPIPTLYPVQCQGWAYPSFTPEMAIYQMWQQEELFQLQNRLLAFQVPAVSPGPQILPYMQSILHSDSVLFGPLREQEPVPASPRITIATSRPLYLSDHHVSDPTKGESKVTIREIHEEKPEEPVQCSTSVIPDPPVGNFNAEPRLKDPVDMDDKQMKVELERKDENVQPGDNQTRQFEWASCSYKDSGYRPPDFQAQNMQNFQSSRVTLQYPQRTSSLRSFRPAPSAAPPVMIRSVRPVPSSTVPPALNSNTGPPPVPKLQDLAAQIPAPPRMRTGGHSYPASPLPQRPNLGGVRPRFMAPAVRIRSVVPVCSAPPARKMPTSNQGAVVADRESKDTAAPEDTTAASSELSKLRI is encoded by the exons ATGTATAAGAACCAACTGCAAGAGTTGGCTCAAAGAAGCTGCTTCAACCTGCCATCCTATTCGTGTATAAGGGAAGGGCCAGACCATGCCCCTCGATTCAAAGCTACTGTCAACTTCAATGGAGAAACTTTTGAAAGCCCTACTTTTTGCTCCACTCTGAGGCTAGCAGAACATGCTGCAGCTGAGGTAGCTCTCAACACACTAGCAAGCCGGGGCCCTTCTAGAGCATTAATTGCTGGAGTTCTG GATGAAACAGGAGTCTATAAGAATTTGCTCCAGGAGACTGCCCACAGAGCTGGGTTAAAGCTTCCAGTGTATACCACAATTCGATCAGGACCTGGCCATGTTCCTGTCTTCTCGTGCACTGTTGAGCTTGCAGGAATGAGCTTCACTGGAGAACCAGCTAGGACTAAGAAACAAGCTCAGAAGAATGCAGCCATGGCTGCTTGGTCTTCTCTAAAAAGAT TGGTTCAACACAGCACATTATCTTCCAATTCATCAACTTCTTTGCCAGTGGAGGCTAAAAGGAGCAgtgaagaacaagaacaagttgTTATTGCTCGTATTCTTGCATCTTTACAACCAGCTGAGATAAAGAACTCCAAGCAAAGTGATTCCCAGCGAGGCCAGGAGAGATTCATCCCTGTCTGCAAGGACTTGACCCCTCCAATACCAACTTTATATCCTGTGCAGTGCCAAGGCTGGGCTTACCCTAGCTTTACCCCTGAAATGGCCATATACCAAATGTGGCAGCAAGAAGAATTGTTTCAGTTGCAGAACCGTTTATTGGCATTTCAAGTTCCAGCTGTTTCTCCTGGTCCTCAAATTCTTCCATATATGCAGTCCATCCTCCATTCAGATTCGGTTCTATTTGGTCCTCTGAGGGAGCAAGAACCTGTACCTGCAAGTCCCAGAATTACAATTGCCACGTCAAGACCATTGTACTTGTCAGATCATCATGTCTCTGATCCAACCAAGGGAGAGTCCAAGGTGACTATTAGGGAGATACATGAGGAGAAACCAGAAGAACCAGTCCAATGCTCTACATCAGTTATTCCAGATCCCCCTGTTGGGAATTTCAATGCTGAACCTAGATTGAAGGACCCAGTTGACATGGATGACAAACAGATGAAGGTTGAACTggaaagaaaagatgaaaatgtTCAACCTGGAGATAACCAAACTAGGCAATTCGAGTGGGCTTCCTGCAGTTACAAAGATTCTGGATACAGACCTCCTGACTTCCAAGCACAAAACATGCAGAATTTCCAGTCTTCTCGGGTTACTCTACAGTATCCTCAAAGAACAAGTTCACTCAGGAGTTTTAGACCTGCTCCATCTGCAGCTCCTCCTGTAATGATCAGATCTGTGAGGCCTGTACCTTCATCTACTGTACCTCCTGCACTGAACAGCAATACAGGACCTCCTCCAGTGCCCAAACTGCAAGATTTGGCAGCACAAATTCCTGCTCCACCAAGAATGCGAACTGGAGGTCATTCATATCCAGCCAGTCCCTTGCCTCAAAGACCGAACCTTGGTGGTGTCCGCCCACGTTTCATGGCACCAGCTGTTCGAATAAGATCGGTTGTGCCAGTCTGTTCGGCTCCTCCAGCAAGGAAAATGCCAACTTCAAACCAGGGGGCAGTGGTGGCTGATAGAGAGAGCAAAGATACAGCAGCACCAGAAGACACGACAGCAGCAAGTTCAGAGCTCAGTAAGCTTCGGATATGA